Genomic DNA from Callospermophilus lateralis isolate mCalLat2 chromosome 11, mCalLat2.hap1, whole genome shotgun sequence:
AGTGCAGGAGCCTCTGGGGACCGAGAGGGGGAGCAGAGGCCAGTCCCTCCTCCAACACGCAGCCCCCGGGAATTCAGATGGAGACCCTGTGTCCCCACACCCTCCGGGAGCCCCCTTCACCTCTCCACCCCTGAGAGACCTCAAGGCCTGTGGGGCTCACCGGCAGCCCTTCCCTCTCCTCAGAGATGCTGTCCCTCCAGGACTACTGACCCCCGCCCCTGAGAGCCCAGTGTCACATGGGCCTCTGAGCAACAGAGAGCAATTTGACAAAACAAACTCAGCCCACAGACCCAGTGGGTGACAAGCGTTTGGTTTGTGATTTTATTATCGGTAACGACTTCTGGATCCCAGGACCGAGTTACTCCAAGTAAATACTTGGACCTTTTAAGGGTTTCTATGCCCCCTTTTCCTAGATCCTGAGGTTACACAGCTTGAGGGATGAGGGACACTCACAAGCCTTGTCTCCCAGGCTGTCCCCCCCGATGTCCCTCAACTGCCCCTGTGCCCCTTCCCATCTCACAGTTCTCTCTGGCTTTTGGGGTGGTGGAGCGAGCACCCCACAGGGTTCTCTGGCCCCACAGGCCGCTGACCTCCCTCCCTGGGGATGGGGCTTCTCTGGCCCAGAGGACAGGAAGCTCGCAGGGGACTGGCTACTCTTCCTGAGCCTTGACCAGTGGAAGAAAAAAGGCAAAATTCTGAGCAGGGAACAGAAAACGCAGGCTCCGGTCTCAGCTATTCCCACCCATCGGGGCTGGTCCCCTATTGCAGGTGCTGCGCTCCACGTCCCCAAGTGCTCCAGAAACACAACGGTCTTCCCCGCGCAAGGCCCTGTGGAGAACACTCCATTGGGATTATTTGTTTTACACAGATGAGGACACTTGGTCTCCGAGAGGTTAAGAACGGGTGCTGCCTGCTTGGGGGCGGGGAGGAACTCTGCTTTGTGGGCCACTGTCCATCTCATCTGGGGCTTTCAGTGCCCTTGGCCCTTGAAGGCCAGGGGTGCCCACTGTGACCATCTCAGTTGCCCTGGCACATTTTCAAATGCCTCCAGGTGAGGGCTCCATGGAGAACCACCGGCGACCTGGGGCAGTTTGGGCTGGTTAATACGGGGGTAGGATTTGAACCCGAGTCCTTCCCAGCCAGCGGTAACAAGCacccagggcccagagcgcctgaGCAGGCAGCCCGGAGAGATCAGGGTTCCTTCTTCCCCTAGGCTCTTCCCCCTCCTATCCTTCCCAGGGTGCCTGGGGTCCCTGTCCTCTTGTTTCCCCCGCATCTGAACCCCTGGTCCCATTCCAAACCCCACCCCACCGCACCACCTCCTTCTCTTGTTTTGACGCTGTTTTCCTGGAAGGCAGGGGGCTACCAGATGTCAGAGTGGGCAGGCAGGGACAGTCGGGGGCAGAGGCGGGGGTGGGCTTACGAAGCCTCCTGTTCTGGGAAGGAAAGCGCATCATCCTGGGCCCAGGCCAGGGCTCGGTGCTGTTGTCACCAGCCAGGGAACAACACGGCCCCCAACTGTGACAAATAACCCTTCAGGCAGTGGGGGCCCCATTGCCTCCAGCCCTCCTGAAAGTGAATCCCTGCCTGGCATGAATGGGGATGAAGCCCAAAGGACACATCTGCATTCCTGCCACGGGGGATGTTGATGTTTGTGAGTTTGCAGGATTCTAGCTGCCCTCTGCCAACCTCCTAGTCCCCTGTAGTCACCTGGGCCCCAGGACCAGCTCCTGAGCAGGCCCCACACCACACAGCCCAGGGAGCACGCACACAGGTGTGAGATCACCCCCCAACATACAGGACGGCCCCACTCCTTCCCCAACAGCCTCCCAAATTTGGGAGACACTAGTACCAAGGCTAACCAAGGCCTCCCtcaccagtggctcaggaggggtAGAATTTGCTGGAGAGAGACCCCTGGATTTTGTCTGCTCCTGGGCAGTCTCTCTCCAGCCTCCTCCCAGTATCACAGAGGCCCGTAGTCCCCATGGCTGACCTCAGGTGATGTTCTTATTCCTGGGCTGTTTGTTCTGTGAGCTGAACATCTGACACCTTTTCAGAGAAATGTTTTTCCATTTGGAACATCTGGAAATGAGCAAGAATAGCTGGGGCTGCCCGGAACAAGCTGTTCCTCAGATGCAAACTTAACCCGTGGATCCCTGATTTCCTGGCCTGCTCCCCTCGGGCACAGGCCCTACCTGTCAGGTGACACATATGTTCAGGACACAGGTGGAGCGCTTAGACCCTCTGTGTGCCAACACTGCTGTGGGATGAGGGGTCGCAGCTCCCCAAACACAGGCAGGTCTGCCACCCACACAGGCTGTTTGAGAAATGGAGGGTCATGGGGACAGTGAGATGTGGACAGAGGACTTAGCATCTGTCTTCCTCTCCTGGGGGTCACTGTATGAGAAAGAGTAAAGGGACAAGAAAGAGAACGAAGCCACCAGGAGACACAAAACTCAGAGAGGACCTGGCGGTGGGGCTGAGGTTCGCAAGTCTGCACGGTTGTGTAGGTTGCACATGGGGCAAGGGTTACTACGGGGGACCCTGGACCAGGGGCGTGAAGCTGGGTTTACATGAACTCCTGAAAGCTGCATGTCCATCCCCTGCCCTACTGACAGCAGGATAGAGCCGGAGGGCCTTTTAGCTCCAGAACCTGAGAGTGTGTCCTTAGCCTTGTCCCTTGCCCAAGACCCTGGAGCTGCGGACAACACCTCGGTGCCCTCCCAGTGCCACACAACTCCCTGAAGAAGCTCCTGATAGTTTTTTCGGTTTTGgggggggttttgtttttgtgttgcttagggcctctctgagTTTCGGAGCCTGGCCTctcatttgccatcctcctgcctcgtcctcccaagtctctggaatcatgtgccactgctcctggcaAAGCCCCCTGGGTTGTTAAGTGGTGGGTTTCCTCTAAGCATCTCTACCTAGTTCACTCACTTTGGCCGCAAAGATGCATCTTCTCCCGAGTGGCTGCCTCATTTGCCGTACTCTTGCTCAAGAACCTCTGTGGCTCCCTTCTTCCACAGGCCAACTTCCAACATAATCACCTGCATGTCCTACAGGGGGTTCTGCTCGGGTTCCTGCCAGGTGCCTGGCTCCTGTACTGCCCTTCCTCAGTTCTCCTCTTCTCACGGGGTGAAGTGGTCCAGAGCAGAGGGAGCTCGGGTTAGATTCACTCCTGGCTGTTAGCTAAGTGCCTAGCGTGAAGACTCCCTGGGCTTTGCCCTCCCAGGAACTGGCGGCCTGCAGACGGGGCTGGCAGACCTAGGGGATGACCAATAATGGGGTGGAGACCAGGGAGAGAAGCACAGGCTGTCCCCACAAGACTCAGAAGCCCCTCTTCCAGGAGGCTCTTCCTCCGAGGCTCCCAGCTGTGCTGCCCAACCCAGGCGACCTTCTAGCCCTAGTGGCCCAGCTGATGAGAGCCCACCCTCCCCCAGTGTCCCAGGAGAGCCCAGGCCTCCCCTGGGTCACAATTTGCATGGCAGGAAGGGGCCTGGAGGGGAAGAGGCGGGGTGGTGATGGGCTGCAGCCAGGCAGTTACACGTTTTCCCCCAAGAGCCTCGGACGGTCACGGGCTCAGGCTCTGGGACAGAACGGTGACCATGGCCGGGCTGGTGCTGTCTCCGGTGCCTGGCAACTGGCTGGtggtgctgctgctgcttctctcAGGTATGGCGGCCGTGACGAGGCCTCCTGGGTTTGCTCTGTGTCGCTGACTGAGTCTTCTGCTCTCGGCCTCCTCCTATGTCTCACCCTCTCGGCCTCCTCCTGTGTCTCACGCTGTCTGCCTCCCTGTCCCCCTCTGGCTGCCCTGGGGCCCAGGTCTGTGGGTCCCAGCAGTGGTGACCAGCTTGGGgtctgcagccccagccccagtcctgcCTGGAGGGTGTGAGGCACAAGGCACAGACCTGGCTGGCAGCTATGGCTGTGGACGAGCTGGgcctgggaggaggaggggagctgGGGACAAGGCTCCCCGCTTCTGGTATCCCTTCTCCACTTGTGTCTCCCAGCACAGGGGCAGGGAGAGCCGAGGGGTCTCGAAGCAGCGGGCGCAAAAGGGGGCAGTGGACCTTGGCACGCAGAGGGCGCAGGGGTGGGGCAGCCAGTTGAGGGTGCAGAGGCCTGACCTGGGCCTGCCCACTTCCCCACCCTGCAGGTGAGCCCATGCCAGCAGTGAAAGCAGAGGACTTGCACCAGAATCTCCAAGGTCAGTCACCTTGCCCACTCCTTCTGTGGACAAGTGTGTCTGTGTTCAAGTCTGGTCACTGTTCCGGGGTTGACCTTGTGTTCCATCCTTGCCTGGACTTCAATCCCCAGGCCTCCTTAGGGTCACCCTCtgagcccccacccccagccagcTGTCTTCTCTTCAGACCAGCTGCTCCAGCCCTGGCCCCTGGGGGTGCCGAGTTCAGATCAGGGGAGTCAGAGAGGATTCTACCGAGGCCCATCTAGCTGGGGCATTGGGCTCAGCCTCATAATGAGGATAATTAGGATGGGCTCCTGCAATCTGTGAGGGGCTCACAGATTCCTAGGGGCTGCTTACTGAGACCAAGGAGGTCCTTGGAGCAGGTGGGAGGCCATCCCAAGCCGAGGGTTCAGGAAGACAAGTAGAACAGATTCACACCGGGGAGGCTCACCAAGGTGCTGGAGGAGGGTCTCAGTTGGCAGGCTGAGGATTTGGCCTTTATCCTCTGGGGGAAGTAGGGAGCCCTTGAGGATTTCAGGCAGGTGCAGGACAGCCCAGGGGAAGGAGAGCTGGAAGGACAGGGCCAGTTAGCTGTGGCCCTCCAGGCTTTGGGGTGAGGCCTGGTCCTGGCTGTTGTAATGAGCATGAAAAGAAATGGGTCAGAGCCCTTCTGAAAAAAACTCAAATGGATCAGGAAGAGGTGGGGTCCAGTTGTTTGGCGTGTGGCCTCTCACATGGCCTGGCTCCCCAATACCTGCCTCCTGACCTCCCCACACCCTGAGAAGCAAAGATAGGCAGATCCAGGGGAGGTGCCCTCCAGGATGGGGACCTACAGGACAGGCCGGCAGTCAGGAAAATGCCCAGGAGGATTTTGAGCCTGGCCTTGGTACCCACAGGAAGTTCTTGTGCCCGGATATGGCATCATCCACGCTTCATGGCCAAGAAACGGGGCTCTGTGGTGAGGATGCATTGCTACATACACACCACCAGCGTCCCCAGCAGTGTGACCTGGTTCCGGAAGCAGATTAAGGACCAGGACCCTCAGGAGCTGCCCCCAGTGCAGGGCCACATCCTGCAGTTCCGGAATGGCTCTGTCCACACCCTCACCATCCAAGGTGCCCAGTTCGAGGACAACGGCATCTACTTCTGCCAGCAGAATGGCACCACCAAGCCTGTGTTTTGTGGCTGTGGCACGGAGCTGCGAGTCATGGGTGTGTGCTGGGTAGACGGGGTGTTCACTTAGCCAGCCAGCCATACCcaccccagcccagcccaccACCGGGGAGGAGCAGCCACTTATGGAGGTGGCATGGCCCTAGAACACCCAGGACAGATGCTGGGAAGCGGGTCCTTAGGGGTGCACAGAAGCCACCACTGCAAGCTCTTAGGATGGGCTCCTGCAAGAATGTTCCATCCCAGGCTCACGGCCTCAACTCCGCCTCCCCCAGGGTTCAGCACCTTGGCACAGTTGAAAAGGCGGAACACACTGAAGGATGGCATCATCATGATCCAGACCCTCCTCATCATCCTCTTCATCATCGTGCCCATCTTCCTGTTGCTGGACAAGGTGACCACAGGGGTGGGGAGACGGCCAGGAAGGCAGCCACAGGGCAAGCCAGACCCGGGCAGGGTCTCCATCTCGCCAGCACCCGGGGCTGCCCTCTGGGCCCAGCTCAGCCCCAGGGCCCACCCTTTGGCTCACCTGTTCACTCACCCTTTCAGTTGTTCTTGGAGGGTACACCTTGCTCCCCACCGTCTCCCCAGCCCTCCCCACCAagcccatgtccccagccctctccAGCCTGGCCCAGCAAGGGGTAGGGGCTAGGGCACACTAACTCCCACCCCTCCCTCCACCCTCCTCAGGATGACAGCAAGGCAGGAATGGAGGAGGACCACACCTATGAGGTAAGGAGTCCAGGCCCTGGAGGCTCTGAGCCGAGAGGCCAGTGGCCGCCGTCTGTTGGCTTGGTGAGGGTGTGCCCGGGCCTGAGGTCCATTTTATGTCTCCAGGGCCTGGACATTGACCAAACAGCCACCTACGAGGACATAGTGACTCTGCGGACAGGGGAGGTAAAGTGGTCTGTTGGGGAGCACCCAGGCCAGGAGTGAGGAGCCGCCCGCCACGCTCCAGCACAGTTCCGGGGCCTCACTGACTGCTTCAGAGCCGCCTGGATTGCCACCCACCCCTCCTTCCTGGATCCTCAGATGGCTTCCAAAGCTGGCCTGCCAGAGCCACCTCCCCCTCCAGCCCCAGCTCCTGCCGAAGGACCTGGAGTAGGACAAGAGGGCAGTGACTGGGAGTGGGAGTCCTCAGGGGACAGAGTGGACCCAGCCTTCTGGGGAGGCTACGCGCCGCCATCCCCAGGTTTGGGGCTGGAAAGCAGAGACTTGTAGGAACCCACTTCCTGCAGAACCTGGGAAGAGCCATGGCCCCCAAAGGGGTGGTGAGAACTTTGTTCCCCTCCCCCATCCTCTCCCTCCCAGGGCGCCGAGCCTGGAGCCCATTCTCCCACGGAATAAACAATATCTGACAACCCACCCAGAGGCATGCGGCATCTCGTGGGGTGGACTGGATGAGTGTGGCCCTGTGGTCAGGTGTGGCATCCAAAGGTGGCACCTGTGGGCCTGTGAGGCTGTGGGAGGGGGGGACCACCATGATCACCTCCCCTTGTCTCTGAAGGCCCAGTTGGGGCCTGTGGTCACATCCCCCTGTCTTTGCCCATTACCTCTGGCCCTGGCTGGGCCTACAGCCACCACAGAAGGCAGATCCAGCCAAGGCTGCTGCCACCCTGCCCTCCTCTGACCTTGATGCCTTTAGGGCCAGAATCTCAACCCTGGAAGATCTTGTCCTCCCTACCTACCCCATCCCAATCCTGTCCATCAAGGTCCCCTTATAGGAAGTCCTCCCACAGCACCCAGGCAGTGCCAAGCCCTGTTCAGAGCAGGCTAGGCCTCGGCGGCTGCCCAGGCTGCTCACGCACTCTTGGTTCTCCAATTAGACTGGAAGCTTCCTGAGGGTCGGGAGTTTCCTGCCTCTACAACATTCCCTACCCATCTCCCACCAAGCCGGGGACattttcttttaaacttgacCCAAAGCCATCAAAAGATTCATAAAGAGGGAGTCTACAGTGTGGTGAAGTTGGGGGTCCTTAGTCAGGTGACCCCTCAGACTTCCCCAGCATCATATCTGAGGGCCCTGGTTATCCCCACAGTGGCCCTGGGGCCCTACAGATTAGGGCCACATCTATCAATGTGAGACTGACTGGGAGTGCCACACAGCCAGGGAGGTCAAGTGCCATTAACCTGTGCCCAGAACCCCCACCCAAGTCAGGCTGGATGCCACTTCCTGTTGACCTGGCGGGGATCCAAAGCACCTCTCTGTGGTCCACGCTCTGATTCAGGCAGGCCAATCCCTACCCTGAGGGAGCTTCCAGTTTACCCAGAGAACCCAGGTCAGAGAGAAGCACCAATTTTTAGCAGATCCCCCTAGAGCCTGGGGGCCGGGTGGGGGTGGGGTAAGGCAGGCACACCTGGAGTCTCCGGCCGGTCTGTGTCACCAGGCAGGACATACTGGGGGCCGGACTGGGCGAACTGGGCTGGGCAGTTCCCTTCCTGACCCGGGCGCCACAGGGAACTGGCTTGTTTTGGCATCTGCCTCCACTGAGCTGGATCCTGTGCTTTCCTGTCGCTTTGCATAGCGGCACTAATTTTGTCCACCTGCCTCCACCAGAGACCTGGGTAGCCGGCAGAGGTTGTAGAGTCTTCACTTTTCCCCCAATCAGGGTCTCCCCCTGCTTGGGGCTGCCCTGGGTCGGGGAAGGCCTTGGCTGAACAGGAAGACAATTTAATACCCTTGAAACCCTGGGCTTCCCTACGGCCTTGAAGGGCCTGTTGACAGAAGATCATCTGGGCAGGGGACTGTCCCCTCCACCAGACACCCTGCAGGGGTGCTGGTCTTCATGGGTTATGAAGGAGAAGCCCTCCCTGgctgtttttctgttttagggGCTTTATGTGGGTGTTTTTGTTTGTCTCATGGGTTCCTGGCCCCAGGACTGACTCTGGCGCGGAAACCTAGCAGGGTGCTGGTGGAGGGGATGAGGAGTGTCCCAAGCCTCAGTTGTCTTATCTGTAAACTGGGAATCATAAAACCTATCTGAAGCTGGGGGTGGTGGTGCACACTGATAATCCCAGCTAcatggaggccgaggcaggatgaTCGCTGGAGCCttggagttcaagaccagcctgggcaacatagtgagaccctatctcaaaaaaaaaaaaaactatctgaaGGACAGAAGTTGAACCagatgctgattttttttaaatcatatagtAAAATTGAATTGATTTTCTTTTGGTATATAGTTCTACGAATTCTAGAACATGCATAGAGGTTTGTATAATTATCTCCGCAATCAGGAGATAGAATGTAGACAAAAACTTTTACTGGgcccaacatttatttttttgagacagggtctcactgagttgctgaagttggttttgaatctgagatcctcctgcctcagcctcctgagctgcaggtGCAAATTCTTATTGAACacacctcttttttcttttttaaatatttactttttagttgtaggtggacacaatatctgtctttcaggatcgaacccagtgcctcaagtgtGCTAGGCaaccattctaccactgagccataagcccagcccatgaacacacctcttaataatcaataaagttttattgagcaCCCCATACTCATTTACATTATCTGGGTTAAGACCCTGCTTACCCCTCATCCCCATCTTACAAACAAGGAATCGCCTGAATTGGCCAAAGGTCAGGCACCAATCTCCCGACTCCAGATGCAATATTCTTGCCCCACCAGCACATCTCCTCCCTTGCAGGATTTTGCAGCAgtaagactttattttttttttcctttttaaagagagaaagagaga
This window encodes:
- the Cd79b gene encoding B-cell antigen receptor complex-associated protein beta chain, translating into MAGLVLSPVPGNWLVVLLLLLSGEPMPAVKAEDLHQNLQGSSCARIWHHPRFMAKKRGSVVRMHCYIHTTSVPSSVTWFRKQIKDQDPQELPPVQGHILQFRNGSVHTLTIQGAQFEDNGIYFCQQNGTTKPVFCGCGTELRVMGFSTLAQLKRRNTLKDGIIMIQTLLIILFIIVPIFLLLDKDDSKAGMEEDHTYEGLDIDQTATYEDIVTLRTGEVKWSVGEHPGQE